A window of the Pseudomonas fluorescens genome harbors these coding sequences:
- the rplS gene encoding 50S ribosomal protein L19, whose product MTNKIILALEAEQMTKEIPTFAPGDTIVVQVKVKEGDRSRLQAFEGVVIAKRNRGVNSAFTVRKISNGVGVERTFQTYSPQIDSMAVKRRGDVRKAKLYYLRDLSGKAARIKEKLA is encoded by the coding sequence ATGACCAACAAAATCATCCTTGCACTCGAAGCAGAGCAGATGACCAAAGAAATCCCTACCTTTGCCCCAGGCGACACCATCGTCGTTCAGGTGAAAGTGAAGGAAGGCGATCGTTCCCGTCTGCAAGCGTTCGAAGGCGTTGTAATCGCCAAGCGTAACCGCGGCGTGAACAGTGCGTTCACCGTTCGTAAAATCTCCAACGGTGTTGGCGTAGAACGTACTTTCCAGACCTACTCCCCGCAGATCGACAGCATGGCTGTTAAACGTCGCGGTGACGTACGTAAAGCCAAGCTGTACTACCTGCGCGACCTGTCGGGTAAAGCAGCTCGCATCAAGGAAAAACTGGCTTAA
- the rpsP gene encoding 30S ribosomal protein S16, with translation MLTIRLALGGSKKRPFYHLTVTDSRNPRDGSHKEQVGFFNPVARGQEVRLSVNQERVAYWLSVGAQPSERVAQLLKESAKAAA, from the coding sequence ATGCTAACAATCCGTCTTGCCCTTGGCGGCTCCAAAAAGCGCCCGTTTTACCACCTGACCGTAACCGACTCGCGTAACCCACGTGACGGTTCCCACAAAGAACAGGTTGGTTTCTTCAACCCTGTTGCACGTGGTCAGGAAGTTCGTCTGTCCGTGAACCAAGAGCGCGTTGCCTACTGGCTGAGCGTTGGTGCACAGCCTTCTGAGCGTGTTGCTCAGTTGCTGAAGGAATCTGCCAAGGCTGCAGCCTGA
- a CDS encoding transporter associated domain-containing protein, producing MDGLPIGPMLAVFVLLILWSGLFTAVEAAQQHLLAQRTASRASDKPLAKLSFPLDSLILCNTLCRALAVILATLLAIFLCEENGPWAACLGAGALLLVFADYFPRALAQRYPDAVLSFGNTLLAVPLKVVYPLAWLLSRISGLLMRPFIRKTQVVQQSEDDVPAEHHDDPDHPVRPHPISGIHALDNITVNDILVPRSDVDGINLDDPLEEIIEQLRKNRRTRLPVFHSDINQVEAVLNTRQIRHLLDDGKLTREALLAASYEPYFVPESTPLQLQLLNFHKQQRRLGMVVDEYGEVLGIVTLEDILEEIVGEFESEHSLDNPHIHPQADGRMVIDGAASIRELNKCLGWHLPSDGPRTLNGLVTEALETIPESAVCLKIGRYRLEILETEENRVSKVLIWHTTSAPALATAR from the coding sequence ATGGACGGTTTGCCCATAGGGCCGATGCTCGCGGTATTTGTCCTGCTGATTCTCTGGTCGGGGCTGTTTACCGCCGTCGAAGCGGCGCAACAGCACCTGCTCGCGCAACGCACCGCCTCCCGCGCCAGCGACAAGCCGCTGGCGAAGCTCAGCTTCCCGCTCGACAGTCTGATCCTCTGCAATACCCTGTGCCGCGCCCTCGCCGTCATTCTGGCCACGCTGCTGGCAATCTTTCTCTGTGAAGAAAACGGCCCTTGGGCGGCTTGCCTTGGTGCCGGCGCCCTGCTGTTGGTCTTTGCCGACTATTTCCCCCGCGCGCTCGCCCAACGTTACCCGGATGCGGTGTTGTCGTTTGGCAATACGCTGCTGGCAGTACCGCTGAAAGTGGTTTACCCGCTTGCGTGGCTGCTCAGCCGCATCAGTGGCTTGCTGATGCGCCCGTTCATCCGCAAGACCCAGGTGGTGCAACAGAGCGAAGACGATGTGCCGGCTGAGCATCATGACGATCCGGATCATCCGGTGCGCCCGCACCCGATCTCAGGTATCCATGCACTGGACAACATCACGGTCAACGACATTCTGGTGCCGCGCAGTGATGTCGACGGCATCAACCTCGATGATCCGCTCGAAGAAATCATCGAGCAATTGCGCAAGAACCGCCGCACTCGCCTGCCGGTTTTCCACAGTGATATCAATCAGGTCGAAGCCGTACTCAACACCCGGCAGATCCGTCACTTGCTGGACGACGGCAAACTGACCCGTGAAGCGTTGCTGGCGGCCAGTTACGAGCCATACTTCGTCCCTGAAAGCACACCACTGCAACTGCAACTGCTGAATTTCCACAAGCAGCAGCGGCGTCTGGGCATGGTGGTGGACGAGTACGGCGAAGTGCTGGGGATTGTCACTCTGGAAGACATTCTCGAAGAGATCGTCGGTGAATTCGAAAGCGAGCACAGCCTCGACAACCCGCACATCCACCCACAGGCCGATGGCCGCATGGTGATCGATGGCGCGGCATCGATCCGCGAACTGAACAAATGCCTGGGCTGGCACCTGCCCAGCGACGGCCCCCGGACCCTCAATGGCCTGGTGACCGAGGCGCTGGAAACCATTCCGGAAAGCGCGGTCTGCCTGAAGATCGGCCGTTACCGCCTGGAGATTCTCGAAACCGAGGAGAACCGGGTGAGCAAGGTCCTGATCTGGCACACCACTTCCGCCCCGGCGCTGGCCACGGCCCGCTAG
- a CDS encoding acyl-CoA thioesterase, translating into MTPREQEIERRTELSVTRVTKAVFPPTTNHHNTLFGGTALAWMDEVSFITATRFCRLPLVTVSTDRIDFNHAIPAGSIVELVGRVIKVGNTSLKVEVEVFVESMSCDGREKAIHGQFSFVAIDDDKRPVPVLPGFAA; encoded by the coding sequence ATGACCCCTCGCGAGCAAGAAATCGAGCGCCGCACCGAACTCTCGGTGACCCGCGTGACCAAGGCGGTTTTCCCGCCGACCACCAACCACCACAACACCCTGTTCGGCGGCACCGCGCTGGCCTGGATGGACGAAGTGTCGTTCATCACCGCCACGCGCTTCTGCCGGTTGCCGCTGGTGACCGTGTCCACCGATCGCATCGACTTCAATCACGCGATCCCGGCGGGCTCCATCGTTGAACTGGTCGGACGGGTGATCAAGGTCGGCAACACCAGTCTTAAGGTCGAGGTGGAGGTGTTCGTAGAAAGCATGAGCTGTGATGGGCGTGAGAAAGCGATTCACGGGCAGTTCAGTTTTGTTGCCATCGATGATGACAAGCGTCCGGTGCCGGTACTGCCGGGTTTCGCGGCCTGA
- the trmD gene encoding tRNA (guanosine(37)-N1)-methyltransferase TrmD produces MASLRVDVITLFPEMFSAISEYGITSRAVKQGLLQLTCWNPRDYTTDRHHTVDDRPFGGGPGMVMKIKPLEDALVQAKAAAGEAAKVIYLSPQGRQLTQSAVRELAKSDALILIAGRYEGIDERFIDAHVDEEWSIGDYVLSGGELPAMVMIDAVTRLLPGALGHADSAEEDSFTDGLLDCPHYTRPEVYADQRVPDVLLSGNHAHIRRWRLQQSLGRTYERRADLLESRSLSGEEKKLLEEYIRERDDS; encoded by the coding sequence ATGGCCAGCCTGCGCGTAGACGTCATTACGCTGTTCCCCGAGATGTTCTCGGCCATCAGTGAGTACGGCATTACCAGTCGAGCGGTCAAACAGGGGCTCTTGCAGCTGACCTGTTGGAATCCGCGGGATTACACGACGGATCGGCATCACACTGTGGACGATCGCCCGTTTGGCGGTGGTCCGGGCATGGTGATGAAGATCAAGCCCCTGGAAGATGCTCTGGTTCAGGCCAAGGCAGCAGCCGGGGAGGCGGCGAAGGTGATTTACCTGTCCCCCCAAGGCCGTCAACTGACTCAGTCGGCGGTACGCGAACTGGCTAAATCGGATGCATTGATCCTGATTGCCGGTCGCTATGAAGGCATTGACGAGCGTTTTATTGATGCTCATGTCGATGAAGAGTGGTCGATTGGTGACTATGTGTTGTCTGGCGGCGAGCTGCCGGCCATGGTCATGATCGATGCGGTTACACGACTGCTGCCCGGAGCTTTAGGGCATGCGGATTCCGCTGAGGAAGATTCCTTTACGGATGGTCTGCTGGATTGCCCGCACTACACCCGACCTGAGGTGTATGCGGATCAGCGTGTTCCCGACGTGTTGCTGAGTGGCAATCACGCGCATATCCGGCGTTGGCGTTTACAGCAGTCCCTTGGTAGGACCTATGAACGACGCGCCGATCTTCTGGAAAGCCGCTCGCTTTCTGGAGAAGAGAAGAAGCTGCTCGAGGAATACATCCGCGAGCGGGACGATAGTTAA
- a CDS encoding MFS transporter translates to MTTSTAYSDTTPAQPTNSATRVATASFIGTAIEFYDFYVYATAAALVIGPVFFPQTSGTAQMLSAFLTFGIAFLARPLGSALFGHFGDRIGRKSTLVASLLLMGVCTTLIGVLPGYDSIGAWAPILLCVLRFGQGLGLGGEWGGAALLATENAPKGKRAWFGMFPQLGPSIGFLAANGLFLTLAMTLNDEQFRSWGWRIPFLLSAVLVMVGLYVRLKLHETPVFANAIARQERVKVPLVELFSQYWAPTLLGAAAMVVCYALFYISTVFSLSYGVSTLGYSRETFLGLLCFAVLFMAAATPLSAWASDRYGRKPVLIIGGVLAILSGFLMEPLLTQGSTWGVALFLCIELFLMGVTFAPMGALLPELFPTHVRYTGASAAYNLGGIVGASAAPFFAQKLVAMGGLSYVGGYVSGAAVLSLIAVLCLKETRNNDLNQVS, encoded by the coding sequence ATGACGACCAGTACCGCTTACAGCGACACCACGCCTGCCCAACCGACCAACTCCGCCACCCGCGTAGCCACCGCGAGTTTCATCGGCACGGCCATCGAGTTCTACGATTTCTACGTCTACGCCACCGCCGCTGCGCTGGTGATCGGGCCGGTGTTTTTCCCGCAGACCTCCGGCACGGCGCAGATGCTCTCCGCCTTCCTCACCTTCGGCATCGCCTTCCTCGCCCGCCCGCTGGGCTCGGCGCTGTTCGGCCACTTCGGCGACCGGATCGGGCGCAAATCGACGTTGGTCGCTTCGCTGCTGCTGATGGGTGTCTGCACCACGCTGATCGGCGTACTGCCGGGCTACGACAGCATCGGGGCCTGGGCGCCGATCCTGCTTTGCGTCCTGCGCTTCGGCCAAGGCCTAGGATTGGGTGGTGAATGGGGCGGCGCGGCGCTGCTGGCGACCGAAAACGCGCCGAAAGGCAAACGGGCGTGGTTCGGCATGTTCCCGCAACTCGGCCCTTCGATTGGCTTTCTGGCTGCCAACGGCCTGTTCCTGACCCTGGCCATGACGCTCAATGACGAGCAATTCCGTAGCTGGGGCTGGCGGATTCCGTTTCTGCTCAGTGCGGTGCTGGTGATGGTCGGGCTGTACGTGCGCCTCAAGCTCCACGAAACTCCGGTGTTCGCCAATGCCATCGCCCGCCAGGAGCGAGTGAAAGTGCCGCTGGTCGAGCTGTTCAGCCAATACTGGGCACCCACCCTGCTGGGTGCCGCTGCCATGGTGGTCTGCTATGCGCTGTTTTACATCTCGACCGTGTTTTCCCTGAGCTACGGCGTCTCCACATTGGGTTACAGCCGCGAGACCTTCCTCGGATTGCTGTGCTTCGCGGTGCTGTTCATGGCGGCCGCGACGCCGTTGTCGGCGTGGGCCAGTGACCGCTACGGGCGCAAGCCGGTGCTGATCATCGGTGGTGTGCTGGCGATTCTTTCCGGTTTTCTGATGGAGCCTTTGCTGACTCAGGGCTCGACCTGGGGCGTGGCGCTGTTCCTGTGCATCGAGCTGTTCCTGATGGGCGTGACATTCGCCCCGATGGGCGCGCTGCTGCCGGAGCTGTTCCCGACGCACGTCCGGTATACCGGCGCATCGGCGGCCTACAACCTCGGCGGTATCGTCGGAGCCTCGGCGGCACCGTTCTTCGCGCAGAAACTGGTGGCGATGGGTGGTTTGAGTTACGTCGGCGGGTATGTATCGGGGGCAGCGGTGCTCAGCTTGATCGCTGTGCTGTGCCTGAAGGAAACGCGCAATAACGACCTGAATCAGGTGTCGTAA
- a CDS encoding cation:proton antiporter gives MNEQQILLAFGGIGAAALGCQWLAWRLKLPAILFLLLTGILAGPVLGWLDPQEMFGPLLMPLVSLAVALILFEGSLTLHLSEWREIGSVVHRLVTIGALSTWVVIAVATHWLLGFDWLLAILFGSLTLVTGPTVIVPMLRVVRPKASIANILRWEGIVIDPIGALLAVVVYSFIIASAEGHGLKQSLLTFGGVILCGSLFGVAGGWLLGTIIRRQWLPEYLHNLASLAAVLGIFIAANEVMHESGLLAVTLMGMWLANMKGVDVRHILHFKENLSVLLISGLFILLAARLDLNALLGLGPLVLILLLVIQLIARPLNVLLSTAGSSLSWRERALLCWIAPRGIVAAAVSAIFAIRLDEAGHEGALLLVPLTFAVIIGTVVLQSATARPLARLLKVAEPAPSGFLIVGANGPARLLGKSLQQLGSRVLLTDSSWENIRAARMDGLPTYFGNPASQHADAHLDLVGLGHLLALSPSGELNTLAAMRFRHDFGHQRLFGLASGQESRRSDKHRASLEHRGNQLGSEAFTYTKLASQMGQGAELYSTTLTDGFGWEDYQALHGNRATLLFMRDDSGWVHVVSPETVLKPGSGWTLLALIQPESVSA, from the coding sequence ATGAACGAGCAGCAAATTCTGTTGGCTTTCGGCGGTATCGGTGCCGCCGCGCTGGGCTGTCAATGGCTCGCATGGCGCCTGAAGCTGCCGGCGATTCTGTTTCTGCTGCTGACCGGCATTCTGGCAGGCCCCGTGCTGGGCTGGCTCGACCCGCAGGAAATGTTCGGCCCGCTGCTGATGCCGCTGGTGTCGCTGGCGGTGGCGCTGATTCTGTTTGAAGGCAGCCTGACCCTGCATCTGTCGGAATGGCGCGAGATCGGCAGCGTCGTGCATCGGCTGGTCACAATCGGAGCGCTCTCGACCTGGGTAGTGATTGCGGTCGCGACTCACTGGCTGCTGGGCTTCGACTGGCTGCTCGCCATCCTGTTCGGCAGTCTGACCCTTGTCACCGGGCCGACCGTGATCGTGCCCATGCTGCGCGTGGTACGGCCAAAAGCTTCGATCGCCAACATCCTGCGCTGGGAAGGGATTGTGATCGACCCGATCGGTGCACTGCTCGCTGTGGTCGTCTACAGCTTCATCATCGCCAGTGCCGAGGGCCACGGTCTCAAGCAGAGCCTGCTCACGTTCGGCGGAGTGATTCTGTGCGGAAGTCTGTTCGGTGTTGCCGGCGGCTGGCTGCTGGGCACGATCATCCGTCGTCAGTGGCTGCCGGAATACCTGCACAACCTCGCGTCGTTGGCGGCGGTGCTGGGGATCTTCATTGCAGCCAACGAGGTGATGCACGAATCGGGACTGCTGGCGGTAACGCTGATGGGCATGTGGCTGGCCAATATGAAGGGTGTGGATGTGCGGCACATCCTGCACTTCAAGGAAAACCTCAGCGTGCTGCTGATTTCCGGGCTGTTCATTCTGCTGGCAGCACGCCTGGATCTGAATGCTTTGCTTGGGCTCGGGCCCCTGGTGTTGATTCTGCTGCTGGTGATCCAGTTGATCGCCCGACCATTGAACGTGCTGCTGAGTACCGCCGGCTCCAGTTTGAGCTGGCGTGAACGTGCATTGCTGTGCTGGATTGCCCCGCGCGGAATCGTCGCTGCGGCGGTCTCGGCGATCTTTGCGATTCGCCTGGATGAAGCGGGTCATGAAGGCGCGCTGTTGCTGGTGCCGCTGACTTTCGCCGTGATTATCGGCACTGTCGTGCTGCAAAGTGCGACTGCCCGGCCATTGGCGCGCCTGTTGAAGGTTGCGGAGCCTGCGCCCAGCGGCTTCCTTATCGTCGGCGCGAACGGGCCTGCGCGCCTGCTCGGCAAGTCGCTGCAACAGCTGGGCAGCCGGGTGCTGCTGACGGATTCGAGCTGGGAAAACATCCGGGCGGCGCGCATGGATGGCTTGCCGACCTACTTCGGCAATCCGGCCTCGCAGCACGCCGATGCGCATCTGGACCTGGTCGGACTGGGGCATTTGCTGGCGCTGTCACCGTCGGGCGAACTCAATACGCTGGCGGCCATGCGCTTTCGTCATGACTTTGGCCATCAACGCCTGTTCGGACTCGCCAGCGGGCAGGAGAGCCGGCGCAGCGACAAACATCGCGCAAGTCTTGAGCATCGCGGCAATCAACTGGGTAGCGAGGCGTTCACCTACACGAAGCTGGCCAGCCAGATGGGCCAAGGGGCCGAGTTGTACAGCACAACGTTGACGGATGGGTTTGGCTGGGAGGATTACCAGGCGTTGCATGGCAATCGCGCGACGCTGCTGTTCATGCGCGATGACAGTGGCTGGGTGCATGTCGTGTCGCCGGAAACCGTGCTGAAGCCGGGGTCGGGGTGGACGTTGCTGGCGCTGATTCAGCCTGAGAGTGTCAGCGCCTGA
- the xerD gene encoding site-specific tyrosine recombinase XerD — MPAIDHPLIDQFLDALWLEKGLSDNTRDAYRSDLALFNGWLQDKGLELINAGRELILDHLAWRLEQNYKPRSTARFLSGVRGFYRYLLREKLISVDPTLRVDMPQLGRPLPKSLSEADVEALLKAPDLSEAIGQRDRAMLEVLYACGLRVTELISLTLEQVNLRQGVLRVMGKGSKERLVPMGEEAIVWVERYLRDGRGELLGGRPSDVLFPSQRGEQMTRQTFWHRIKHQAKVAGIGKSLSPHTLRHAFATHLLNHGADLRVVQMLLGHSDLSTTQIYTHVARARLQDLHAKHHPRG, encoded by the coding sequence ATGCCTGCCATCGACCACCCACTGATTGACCAGTTTCTCGACGCCCTCTGGCTGGAAAAAGGTCTCTCCGACAACACTCGCGACGCCTATCGCAGTGATCTCGCGCTGTTCAACGGCTGGTTGCAGGACAAAGGTCTCGAGCTGATCAATGCCGGTCGCGAGCTGATTCTCGATCATCTGGCCTGGCGTCTGGAACAGAACTACAAACCTCGCTCCACCGCGCGATTCCTCTCCGGTGTGCGTGGCTTTTATCGTTACCTGTTGCGGGAAAAACTGATTTCGGTCGATCCGACCTTGCGCGTGGATATGCCGCAACTCGGTCGGCCGCTGCCCAAATCCTTGTCGGAAGCCGACGTTGAAGCATTGCTCAAGGCGCCGGACTTGAGTGAAGCCATCGGCCAGCGCGACCGTGCCATGCTCGAAGTGCTTTACGCCTGTGGCCTGCGGGTGACCGAGCTGATCAGCCTGACCCTGGAGCAGGTCAACCTGCGTCAGGGCGTGTTGCGGGTAATGGGCAAGGGCAGCAAGGAGCGGTTGGTGCCAATGGGCGAGGAAGCGATTGTCTGGGTCGAGCGCTACCTGCGCGACGGTCGCGGCGAGTTGCTGGGTGGGCGCCCGAGTGATGTGCTGTTCCCCAGCCAGCGCGGCGAGCAGATGACTCGGCAGACCTTCTGGCACCGCATCAAACATCAGGCCAAGGTCGCCGGGATCGGTAAATCGCTGTCGCCGCACACCCTGCGTCACGCGTTTGCCACCCACTTGCTCAACCATGGCGCCGACTTGCGGGTGGTGCAGATGCTGTTGGGCCACAGCGACCTGTCGACCACGCAGATCTACACTCACGTCGCCCGGGCACGTTTGCAGGATCTGCATGCCAAACATCACCCGCGCGGTTGA
- the ffh gene encoding signal recognition particle protein produces MFENLTDRLSQTLRHVTGKAKLTEDNIKDTLREVRMALLEADVALPVVKDFVNSVKERAVGTEVSRSLTPGQAFVKIVQAELESLMGAANEDLNLSAVPPAVILMAGLQGAGKTTTAGKLARFLKERKKKTVMVVSADIYRPAAIKQLETLANDIGVTFFPSDLSQKPVDIANAAIKEAKLKFIDVVIVDTAGRLHIDEEMMGEIKALHAAINPVETLFVVDAMTGQDAANTAKAFGDALPLTGVILTKVDGDARGGAALSVRAITGKPIKFIGMGEKSEALDPFHPERIASRILGMGDVLSLIEQAEATLDKDKADKLAKKLKKGKGFDLEDFRDQLQQMKNMGGLGGLMDKLPSIGGVNLSQMGNAQNAAEKQFKQMEAIINSMTPAERRDPELISGSRKRRIAMGSGTQVQDIGRLIKQHKQMQKMMKKFSAKGGMAKMMRGMGGMLPGGGMPKM; encoded by the coding sequence ATGTTTGAAAACTTAACCGACCGTCTCTCGCAGACGCTGCGCCATGTCACCGGCAAGGCGAAGCTGACCGAGGACAATATCAAAGACACCCTGCGTGAAGTGCGCATGGCGTTGCTCGAAGCCGACGTCGCCCTGCCGGTGGTCAAAGACTTCGTCAATTCGGTCAAGGAACGGGCTGTCGGCACCGAGGTGTCGCGCAGCCTGACGCCGGGCCAGGCGTTCGTGAAGATCGTCCAGGCCGAACTCGAAAGCCTGATGGGCGCGGCCAACGAAGACTTGAACCTGAGCGCCGTGCCGCCTGCCGTCATTCTGATGGCCGGTCTGCAGGGCGCGGGTAAAACCACCACCGCCGGCAAGCTGGCGCGCTTCCTTAAAGAGCGCAAGAAGAAGACGGTCATGGTCGTGTCGGCGGACATCTACCGTCCTGCTGCTATTAAACAGCTGGAAACCCTGGCCAACGACATCGGCGTGACGTTCTTCCCGTCCGACCTGAGCCAGAAACCGGTCGACATCGCCAACGCGGCTATTAAAGAAGCAAAACTGAAATTCATCGACGTGGTCATCGTCGACACCGCTGGTCGTCTGCACATCGATGAAGAGATGATGGGCGAGATCAAGGCGCTGCATGCCGCGATCAATCCGGTTGAAACCCTGTTCGTGGTCGACGCCATGACCGGTCAGGACGCGGCCAACACGGCCAAGGCCTTCGGTGACGCGCTGCCGCTGACCGGCGTGATCCTGACCAAGGTCGACGGTGATGCCCGTGGCGGTGCTGCGCTGTCCGTTCGCGCGATCACTGGCAAGCCGATCAAGTTCATCGGTATGGGCGAGAAGAGCGAAGCGCTCGATCCGTTCCACCCCGAGCGTATCGCTTCGCGGATCCTCGGCATGGGCGACGTGCTCAGCCTGATCGAACAGGCTGAAGCGACGCTCGACAAGGACAAGGCCGACAAACTGGCCAAGAAGCTGAAGAAGGGCAAGGGCTTCGACCTCGAAGACTTCCGCGATCAGCTGCAACAGATGAAGAACATGGGCGGCCTCGGCGGGCTCATGGACAAGCTGCCGAGCATCGGCGGTGTCAATCTCTCGCAAATGGGCAATGCCCAGAACGCCGCAGAGAAGCAGTTCAAGCAGATGGAAGCCATCATCAACTCCATGACCCCGGCCGAGCGCCGCGACCCTGAGCTGATCAGCGGTTCGCGCAAGCGCCGGATCGCCATGGGTTCCGGCACCCAGGTGCAGGACATCGGTCGCTTGATCAAGCAGCACAAGCAGATGCAGAAGATGATGAAGAAATTCTCCGCCAAGGGCGGAATGGCGAAAATGATGCGCGGCATGGGCGGTATGTTGCCCGGCGGCGGCATGCCAAAAATGTAA
- the dsbC gene encoding bifunctional protein-disulfide isomerase/oxidoreductase DsbC, translating to MRLTQIFAAAAIALVSTFAVADDAADKAIRQSLENLQLDVPVDTITASPLPGLYEVKLKGSRVLYASADGQYIVQGYMFQLKDGKPVNLTEKTERLGISKLINAIPVAETVVYPAVGETKSHITVFTDTTCPYCHKLHAEVPELNKRGIEVRYVAFPRQGLGSPGDEQLQAVWCSKDKKAAMDKMVDGKEIKAAKCENPVSKQFALGQSIGVNGTPAIVLADGQVIPGYQPAPQVAKLALGAK from the coding sequence ATGCGTCTGACCCAGATTTTCGCCGCCGCAGCCATTGCGTTGGTCAGCACCTTTGCCGTCGCCGATGACGCGGCCGACAAAGCGATTCGCCAAAGCCTGGAAAACCTCCAGCTTGATGTGCCGGTGGACACCATCACCGCCAGCCCGCTGCCGGGCCTGTACGAAGTCAAGCTCAAGGGCAGCCGCGTGCTCTACGCCAGCGCCGACGGCCAGTACATCGTTCAGGGCTACATGTTCCAGCTCAAGGACGGCAAACCGGTCAACCTGACCGAGAAGACCGAGCGCCTGGGCATTTCCAAACTGATCAATGCGATCCCGGTGGCCGAGACCGTGGTTTACCCGGCCGTGGGCGAAACCAAGTCGCACATCACCGTTTTTACCGACACCACTTGCCCTTACTGCCACAAGCTGCACGCCGAAGTGCCCGAGCTGAACAAGCGCGGCATCGAAGTGCGTTACGTGGCGTTCCCGCGCCAGGGCCTGGGCTCGCCGGGTGACGAGCAACTGCAAGCCGTGTGGTGCTCGAAAGACAAGAAAGCCGCCATGGACAAAATGGTCGATGGCAAGGAAATCAAGGCCGCCAAGTGCGAGAACCCGGTTTCCAAACAGTTCGCCCTCGGTCAGTCGATCGGCGTGAACGGCACGCCGGCCATCGTTTTGGCTGACGGACAAGTCATTCCGGGCTACCAGCCTGCGCCACAAGTCGCCAAACTGGCGCTGGGCGCGAAGTAA
- the rimM gene encoding ribosome maturation factor RimM (Essential for efficient processing of 16S rRNA), with amino-acid sequence MSATPEKADDLIVVGKIFSVHGVRGEVKVFSFTDPIENLLNYRNWTLRREGVVKQVELVSGRSTQKDLVAKLKGLDDRDEARLLSGYEICISRSLLPNLTGDEYYWYQLQGLSVINQNEEFFGKVDHLLETGANDVLVVKPCVGSLDDRERLLPYTEQCVLAIDLEAGVMRVEWDADF; translated from the coding sequence ATGAGCGCGACGCCAGAAAAAGCTGATGACCTGATCGTTGTCGGCAAGATTTTTTCGGTTCACGGCGTTCGCGGCGAGGTGAAGGTCTTTTCCTTTACCGATCCGATTGAAAACCTGTTGAACTACCGCAACTGGACGCTTCGGCGCGAAGGCGTGGTAAAGCAGGTCGAGCTGGTCAGCGGCCGATCCACTCAAAAGGATCTGGTTGCCAAGCTCAAAGGCCTCGACGATCGCGATGAAGCCCGTCTTCTGAGCGGTTACGAGATTTGCATCTCGCGAAGCCTTTTGCCCAACCTGACTGGCGACGAGTACTACTGGTACCAGTTGCAAGGTCTGAGTGTCATCAACCAGAACGAAGAATTCTTCGGCAAGGTTGATCACCTGTTGGAGACCGGCGCGAACGATGTATTGGTGGTCAAGCCCTGCGTCGGCAGCCTGGATGATCGCGAGCGGTTGTTGCCCTATACGGAGCAATGCGTGCTGGCAATCGACCTGGAAGCAGGCGTGATGAGGGTGGAATGGGACGCGGACTTCTAA
- a CDS encoding cytochrome C assembly family protein codes for MLPLSPSLLTTLAAALLYAAATLYQGTRLATGAKANKRLLVSLGVLAVLAHSASLLTHLLTPIGLGLDFFSASSLIAAAVIALTLLACSRIPVENLLVLLFPLGAITVLLAQFAPTGTVQVIDEEPGILAHILLSILAYGMFTIAVFQALLLLVQDHQLKHKHPSGLIKNFPPLQTMESLLFGFLWAGWTLLSLSLISGWLFVENLFAQHLVHKTLLACLAWIVFSVLLWGRNRLGWRGHKAIRWTLAGFCLLMLAYFGSKLVREYILHI; via the coding sequence ATGCTCCCCTTGTCACCGAGTTTGCTGACCACCCTCGCCGCCGCCCTTCTCTATGCCGCTGCGACTCTCTATCAGGGCACCCGCCTGGCCACTGGCGCCAAGGCCAACAAGCGCCTGCTGGTCTCGCTCGGCGTCCTCGCCGTGCTGGCCCACAGCGCCAGCCTGCTTACGCATTTATTGACGCCGATCGGCCTGGGCCTGGACTTCTTCAGCGCCTCGAGCCTGATCGCCGCCGCTGTCATCGCCCTGACCCTGCTGGCCTGCTCGCGGATTCCGGTGGAAAACCTGCTGGTGCTGCTGTTCCCGCTGGGTGCGATCACAGTGCTGCTGGCGCAGTTCGCGCCGACCGGCACGGTGCAGGTCATCGATGAAGAGCCAGGCATCCTCGCGCACATTCTGTTGTCGATCCTCGCCTACGGCATGTTCACCATCGCGGTGTTTCAGGCCCTGTTGCTGCTGGTGCAGGATCATCAGCTCAAACACAAGCACCCGTCCGGACTGATCAAGAACTTCCCGCCACTGCAAACCATGGAAAGCCTGCTGTTCGGCTTCCTCTGGGCCGGCTGGACGTTGTTGTCGTTGTCGCTGATCTCCGGCTGGCTGTTCGTCGAGAACCTGTTTGCCCAGCATCTGGTGCATAAAACCCTGCTGGCCTGCCTGGCCTGGATCGTGTTCAGCGTCCTCCTCTGGGGCCGTAACCGCCTCGGCTGGCGCGGCCACAAGGCAATCCGCTGGACCCTCGCCGGTTTCTGCCTGCTGATGCTCGCGTATTTCGGCAGCAAACTGGTTCGTGAATACATCCTGCACATCTGA